A part of Entelurus aequoreus isolate RoL-2023_Sb linkage group LG03, RoL_Eaeq_v1.1, whole genome shotgun sequence genomic DNA contains:
- the rock2a gene encoding rho-associated protein kinase 2 isoform X5 has protein sequence MVHCDTAVGTPDYISPEVLKSQGGDGYYGRECDWWSVGVFIFEMLVGDTPFYADSLVGTYSKIMDHKNSLNFPDDVEISKDAKNIICAFLTDREVRLGRNGVDEIKRHPFFRNDQWTFDTIRETVAPVVPELSSDIDTSNFDEIEEDKGDVETFPTPKAFVGNQLPFVGFTYFKEDQLLSASNNSSVINDNSKIESAALQKKLHHFEVQLNNEKQAKDDLEHKFRAATSRLDKISKELEEEVSSRKNLESSLRQVEREKALLQHKSLEGHRKAESEADRKRCLENEVNNLRDQLDDLKRRNQNSHISNEKNIHLQKQLEEANTLLRAESESATRLRKTQTENSKQLQQQEVNAREMQDKCCLLERSKLSLEKECISLQAALETERREHSQGSETISDLMGRISGLEEEVQQQRRALSKVETEKRHLQEKLTDLEKEKSNKEIDLTYKLKVLQQELDQQESSHKATRALLADKSKLKVTIEGAKSESMKDMEQKLAEERTAKLRLENRILELEKHSSMMDCDYKQALQKLDELRRHKDHLTEEVKNLTLKIEQETQKRNLTQNDLKAQNQQLNSLRSSEKQLKQETNHLLDIKCSLEKQNQELRKERQDTDGQMKELQDQLEAEQYFSTLYKTQVRELKEECEERNKLFKEVQQSAQELQEERDSLAAQLEITLTKADSEQLARSIAEEQYSDLEKEKIMKELELKEMMARHRQELSEKDITINLLEEANRTLTSDVANLANEKEELNNKMKEVLDEAEKSNNWEQQINQMKNTFEKQLQSERTLKTQAVNKLAEIMNRKEVRGGSSRRGNDTDMRRKEKENRKLQLELRSEKEKLNSTIIKYQREINEMQAQWADESQMRIELQMALDSKDSDIEQLRNLLQSLSVQSMDSASISSGPEFDADDAFTETRLEGWLSLPVRNNTKKFGWERKYVVVSSKKILFYKSEQEKEQSIPYMVLDIDKLFHVRPVTQTDVYRADAKEIPRIFQILYANEGESKKEPEFPVEPLPIGEKSSYICHKGHEFIPTLYHFPTNCEACTKPLWNMFKPPPALECRRCHIKCHKDHMDKKEEIIAPCKVNYDVSTAKNLLLLATSQEMQQKWVSRLVKKIPKKPPTPENFARSSPRASMKVQPSQSIRRPSRPLPTSKSRSNGYELMQEDYSSGLWYN, from the exons ATGGTGCACTGTGACACAGCTGTTGGAACGCCGGACTACATTTCTCCTGAAGTGTTAAAATCCCAAGGAGGCGATGGCTATTATGGGAGAGAATGTGACTGGTGGTCTGTTGGGGTCTTCATCTTTGAAATGCTTGTTG GTGACACACCTTTTTATGCCGACTCTCTGGTGGGAACCTACAGTAAGATCATGGACCATAAAAACTCCCTAAACTTCCCTGATGATGTAGAGATCTCCAAAGATGCCAAGAATATAATCTGTGCCTTCTTGACTGACAG GGAGGTGCGATTGGGCCGGAATGGTGTGGACGAGATCAAGCGACACCCTTTTTTCAGGAACGACCAATGGACCTTTGACACCATCAGAGAGA CGGTTGCACCTGTGGTTCCTGAACTTAGCAGTGACATAGACACCAGTAATTTTGATGAGATTGAAGAAGACAAAGGTGATGTAGAGACGTTCCCTACACCCAAGGCTTTTGTTGGAAATCAGCTGCCTTTTGTTGGTTTCACTTACTTCAAAGAAGACCA GTTATTAAGTGCTTCCAACAACTCCTCAGTTATTAATGACAATTCTAAGATAGAG TCTGCAGCACTGCAGAAAAAGCTTCACCATTTTGAAGTGCAGCTGAATAATGAAAAGCAAGCCAAAGATGATCTAGAGCACAAATTCAG AGCTGCCACCAGTCGTCTGGACAAAATCTCCAAGGAACTTGAAGAAGAG GTGTCCAGCAGGAAGAATTTGGAGTCCAGCTTGAGGCAAGTGGAAAGGGAAAAGGCTCTTCTGCAGCACAAGAGTTTGGAAGGCCATCGCAAAGCTGAGAGCGAGGCTGACCGGAAACGGTGTTTGGAAAATGAAG TCAACAACCTCCGTGACCAGCTGGATGACCTCAAACGAAGAAATCAGAATTCACACATTTCCAATGAGAAGAATATTCATCTGCAGAAACAG TTGGAAGAAGCCAACACATTGCTGCGGGCTGAATCCGAGTCTGCAACGAGGCTGCGTAAAACTCAGACAGAGAACAGCAAACAGCTGCAGCAGCAGGAGGTCAACGCGCGCGAGATGCAGGACAAATGCTGTCTGCTGGAACGCAGCAAGTTAAGCCTGGAGAAGGAATGCATCAGCCTACAGGCCGCCTTGGAGACAGAGCGTAGGGAGCACAGCCAGGGCTCAGAGACCATCAGTGACTTGATGG GGCGTATTTCTGGCCTTGAGGAGGAGGTACAACAGCAGAGACGAGCTCTTTCCAAAGTAGAGACAGAGAAGAGACATCTTCAGGAGAAGCTCACTGACCTGGAGAAA GAGAAGAGCAACAAGGAGATTGATTTAACTTACAAGCTTAAGGTGCTGCAGCAGGAGCTGGATCAGCAGGAGAGTTCTCACAAAGCCACCAGGGCACTGCTGGCTGACAAGAGCAAGTTAAAAGTAACCATTGAAGGTGCCAAATCAGAGTCCATGAAGG ACATGGAACAGAAGCTGGCAGAGGAACGAACAGCCAAACTGCGACTGGAGAACAGAATACTGGAACTGGAGAAGCACAGCAGCATGATGGACTGTGACTATAAACAAGCTCTTCAAAAGCTGGATGAATTGCGCAGACACAAAGACCACCTCACAGAGGAG GTGAAGAATCTGACGCTGAAGATTGAGCAGGAGACACAGAAACGTAACCTGACTCAGAACGACTTGAAGGCCCAGAACCAACAACTCAACTCTCTGCGATCATCCGAAAAGCAGCTTAAGCAAGAAACTAATCACCTACTGGACATTAAATGCAGCTTAGAAAAACAGAACCAGGAGCTGCGCAA AGAAAGACAAGACACAGACGGGCAAATGAAGGAATTACAAGACCAATTAGAAGCTGAACAGTATTTTTCT ACGCTGTACAAGACCCAGGTTCGTGAACTAAAAGAGGAATGTGAGGAGAGGAACAAACTCTTCAAAGAAGTGCAACAGTCTGCACAGGAACTACAGGAGGAAAG AGATTCTCTGGCGGCCCAGCTGGAAATCACGCTGACTAAAGCTGACTCAGAGCAGCTGGCACGCTCTATTGCTGAGGAACAGTACTCAGACCTCGAGAAGGAAAAAATCATGAAGGAACTGGAGCTGAAGGAGATGATGGCCCGTCATCGTCAGGAATTGTCAGAGAAGGACATCACTATCAATCTG TTGGAAGAAGCCAATAGGACTCTCACCAGCGATGTCGCCAACCTAGCCAATGAGAAGGAAGAGCTGAACAATAAGATGAAGGAGGTCCTAGATG AAGCAGAGAAGTCAAATAATTGGGAGCAGCAGATCAACCAGATGAAGAACACATTTGAGAAGCAGCTGCAGTCTGAGCGGACGCTAAAAACTCAG GCCGTCAACAAGCTGGCAGAAATTATGAACAGGAAGGAGGTCCGTGGTGGAAGTAGTCGCCGTGGCAATGACACAGACATGCGCCGAAAGGAGAAAGAGAACAGAAAGCTCCAGCTGGAGCTGAGGTCAGAGAAGGAAAAGCTCAACAGCACCATCATCAAATATCAACGAGAGATCAACGAAATGCAGGCG CAATGGGCAGATGAGAGTCAGATGCGAATTGAACTGCAGATGGCTCTAGACAGTAAAGACAGCGACATTGAACAGTTGCGCAATCTGCTGCAGTCACTCAGCGTTCAGTCAATGGACTCTGCCAGCATCAGTAGTGGACCAGAGTTTGATGCTGACGATGCGTTTACAG AAACAAGGCTTGAAGGATGGTTATCCCTCCCTGTacgaaacaacaccaagaaatttGGATGGGAAAGAAAG TATGTCGTTGTGAGCAGCAAGAAGATTCTCTTCTACAAGAGTGAACAAGAGAAAGAGCAGTCCATTCCTTACATGGTCCTTGATATAGA CAAACTCTTCCACGTGAGGCCTGTCACGCAAACAGATGTTTACCGCGCTGATGCCAAAGAAATTCCAAGAATATTCCAG ATTCTTTATGCCAACGAAGGCGAGAGCAAAAAGGAGCCTGAGTTTCCAGTGGAGCCTCTACCAATTGGGGAGAAATCCAGCTACATCTGCCACAAAGGCCACGAGTTCATCCCCACACTCTACCACTTCCCTACCAACTGTGAAGCGTGCACCAAACCGTTGTGGAACATGTTCAAGCCGCCACCGGCTCTAGAGTGTCGGCGCTGTCACATCAAGTGCCACAAGGATCATATGGACAAAAAAGAAGAGATCATAGCTCCATGCAAAG TAAACTATGATGTGTCCACGGCTAAGAACCTGCTGCTGCTGGCCACGTCCCAGGAAATGCAGCAGAAGTGGGTGAGCCGCCTGGTCAAGAAGATCCCCAAAAAGCCACCAACACCTGAGAACTTTGCACGCTCCTCGCCACGCGCTTCCATGAAAGTGCAGCCCAGTCAGTCTATCAGGAGGCCAAGTCGACCGCTGCCCACCAGCAAGAGCAG GTCAAATGGCTATGAATTGATGCAAGAA